A genomic window from Halorubrum trapanicum includes:
- a CDS encoding NAD(P)-dependent alcohol dehydrogenase, with protein sequence MQAARLHEYTDDMSEGLTIDEVDRPHATGASDVIVEVEGAGWCQTDNHIIEGMWEEYVPQDLPMTLGHENAGTVVETGEDVEIVSEGDPVICHPVQTCGTCRPCRLGETMYCENDSFNGLTVDGGFAEYLHTSERSVIPLPSGVEPIDIAPHADAGITAYHAAKKAVADLNPGDHAVVIGVGGLGHIGLQCLNAMSAARITAVDLKQSALNLADGYGADHLINPSEADVAAEIEGITDGTGAAQVLDFVGEDVTTSYAPDITAAGGDHHIIGYGGHVHEPAQALVNGEFSFVGNIVGRYAELQELVALVEQGDVDLHTSRYDLGEINTVAEKLEHREIDGRAVITP encoded by the coding sequence ATGCAAGCTGCCAGACTCCACGAGTACACCGACGACATGAGCGAGGGGCTCACGATCGACGAGGTAGACCGACCGCACGCGACCGGCGCGAGCGACGTGATCGTCGAGGTCGAGGGGGCGGGCTGGTGCCAGACTGACAACCACATCATCGAGGGGATGTGGGAGGAGTACGTCCCGCAGGACCTCCCGATGACGCTGGGCCACGAGAACGCGGGCACCGTCGTCGAGACGGGCGAGGACGTCGAGATCGTCTCGGAGGGCGACCCGGTGATCTGTCACCCGGTCCAGACCTGCGGCACCTGTCGTCCCTGCCGGCTCGGCGAGACGATGTACTGCGAGAACGACTCGTTCAACGGGCTCACCGTCGACGGCGGCTTCGCCGAGTACCTCCACACCAGCGAGCGCTCGGTGATCCCGCTGCCGTCGGGCGTCGAGCCGATAGACATCGCGCCCCACGCGGACGCCGGCATCACCGCGTACCACGCCGCGAAGAAGGCGGTCGCCGACCTGAACCCGGGCGACCACGCGGTCGTCATCGGCGTCGGCGGCCTCGGCCACATCGGCCTCCAGTGCCTGAACGCCATGAGCGCGGCCCGGATCACCGCGGTCGACCTGAAGCAGTCCGCCCTGAACCTCGCGGACGGGTACGGAGCCGACCACTTAATAAACCCGAGCGAGGCCGACGTCGCGGCCGAGATCGAGGGGATCACCGACGGGACGGGTGCGGCGCAGGTGCTCGACTTCGTCGGCGAGGACGTGACGACCTCGTACGCCCCCGACATCACCGCCGCCGGCGGCGACCACCACATCATCGGCTACGGCGGCCACGTCCACGAGCCGGCGCAGGCGCTGGTGAACGGCGAGTTCTCCTTCGTCGGCAACATCGTCGGTCGGTACGCCGAGCTACAGGAGCTCGTCGCGCTCGTCGAGCAGGGCGACGTCGACCTCCACACCAGCCGGTACGACCTCGGCGAGATCAACACCGTCGCCGAGAAGCTCGAACACCGGGAGATCGACGGGCGCGCCGTCATCACGCCCTGA
- a CDS encoding thiamine pyrophosphate-dependent dehydrogenase E1 component subunit alpha codes for MDENGAGADAPGREGRTDPLADEDLYRVLGPDGSPLPDATVPDLSDEAFRAIYRDLVVTRRFDERAVSLQRQGRIGTYAPCAGQEGSAVGSTHALADDDLISYQYREHGAVVVRDLLSEYLPYWMGHESGTEAIADGNVFPLNIGIAAHLPHAVGAAWAFDYQDEDRVVACHFGDGATSEGDFHEAMNFAGVFDTPTLFCCHNNGWAISIPESRQTASDTFAQKAAAYGFEGVRVDGMDPLASYAVTREAAERARGDDSGDGSNGDDPRPVLIEFVEYRFGAHTTADDPTAYRDPDDVDPWRALDPLDRMEAFLRETGRIDDEGVAAIREEADDVVADAIDFAESATADPADMFDYAYAELPPEVRRQRDELLAAVEEHGEDAFLREE; via the coding sequence ATGGACGAGAACGGCGCCGGCGCGGACGCACCCGGCCGTGAGGGTCGGACCGATCCCCTCGCCGACGAGGACCTCTACCGCGTGCTCGGCCCGGACGGCAGCCCCCTGCCGGACGCGACGGTCCCGGACCTCTCGGACGAGGCGTTCCGCGCGATCTACCGCGACCTGGTCGTCACGCGTCGGTTCGACGAGCGCGCGGTGAGCCTCCAGCGGCAGGGCCGGATCGGCACGTACGCGCCCTGCGCGGGCCAGGAGGGGTCCGCGGTCGGCTCGACGCACGCGCTCGCTGACGACGACCTGATAAGCTACCAGTACCGCGAACACGGGGCGGTCGTCGTCCGCGATCTGCTCTCGGAGTACCTCCCCTACTGGATGGGCCACGAGTCCGGGACGGAGGCGATCGCCGACGGCAACGTCTTCCCGCTCAACATCGGCATCGCGGCGCACCTCCCGCACGCGGTCGGCGCCGCGTGGGCGTTCGATTATCAGGACGAGGACCGCGTTGTCGCCTGCCACTTCGGCGACGGCGCGACCAGCGAGGGGGACTTCCACGAGGCGATGAACTTCGCCGGCGTCTTCGACACCCCGACGCTGTTCTGCTGTCACAACAACGGCTGGGCCATCTCGATCCCGGAGTCGCGACAGACCGCGAGCGACACGTTCGCCCAGAAGGCGGCCGCATACGGCTTCGAGGGCGTCCGCGTCGACGGGATGGACCCCCTCGCGAGCTACGCGGTCACGCGGGAGGCGGCCGAGCGAGCTCGCGGTGACGATTCGGGGGACGGCTCGAACGGAGACGACCCGCGCCCCGTCCTCATCGAGTTCGTCGAGTACCGGTTCGGCGCGCACACGACCGCCGACGACCCGACCGCCTACCGCGACCCCGACGACGTGGACCCGTGGCGCGCGCTCGACCCGCTCGACCGGATGGAGGCGTTCCTCCGCGAGACCGGCCGGATCGACGACGAGGGCGTCGCGGCGATCCGCGAGGAGGCCGACGACGTCGTCGCCGACGCCATCGACTTCGCGGAGTCGGCCACGGCCGACCCGGCCGACATGTTCGACTACGCGTACGCCGAGCTCCCGCCCGAGGTCCGCCGCCAGCGCGACGAACTGCTCGCGGCCGTCGAGGAGCACGGCGAGGACGCGTTCCTGCGCGAGGAGTAG
- a CDS encoding NAD(P)/FAD-dependent oxidoreductase, whose product MNGDATVVGGGLAGLVAATRLAEAGANVTLYERRPEVGGRVRTETVDGFTLDRGFQVLFSGYPAVERELGADGLDALDLRTFAPGATICRPGSRSTLGDPLRDPLSALPSLLNDEVSFSDKLRTLALRYDLANRDEDAFFAGPDAPIREYLRDWGFADDYVENFVEPFYGGITLDRTLSTSKHVFEYTFRAMGRGSIGVPAEGMAALPAALADRARKAGVDIETGEDVESVRIAGQGRIPFRSGSADADGATVELADGATREADAVVVATSPPEARRLTGVESVPTEGVPNVTGWYALPAGEPFETGERILLNAADESPNAVVPMSEVAPEYAPDDRALLAATFLGEDALDRDDTNLRDDVRDALAAWFPERQFEGLQTLEVHRIRFAQFAQPPGVHADLPDPDDPEGPVVLAGDYTEWSSIQGALESGRTAADAAAEHL is encoded by the coding sequence ATGAACGGAGACGCCACGGTCGTCGGCGGCGGGCTGGCGGGGCTCGTCGCGGCGACGCGGCTCGCCGAGGCGGGCGCGAACGTGACGCTGTACGAGCGACGGCCCGAGGTCGGCGGCCGGGTGCGCACGGAGACGGTCGACGGCTTCACCCTCGACCGCGGCTTCCAGGTCCTCTTCTCGGGCTACCCCGCCGTCGAGCGCGAACTCGGCGCCGACGGGCTCGACGCCCTCGACCTCCGGACGTTCGCCCCCGGCGCGACGATCTGTCGGCCGGGGTCGCGCTCGACCCTCGGCGACCCCCTGCGCGACCCGCTCTCCGCGCTCCCCTCGCTTTTGAACGACGAGGTGTCCTTCTCAGACAAACTCCGGACGCTCGCGCTCCGGTACGACCTCGCGAACCGCGACGAGGACGCGTTCTTCGCCGGGCCGGACGCGCCGATCCGCGAGTACCTGCGCGACTGGGGGTTCGCCGATGACTACGTCGAGAACTTCGTGGAGCCGTTCTACGGTGGGATCACCCTCGACCGCACCCTCTCGACCTCGAAGCACGTCTTCGAGTACACGTTCCGCGCGATGGGGCGCGGGTCGATCGGCGTCCCCGCCGAGGGGATGGCCGCGCTTCCCGCCGCGCTCGCCGACCGCGCCCGGAAGGCCGGGGTCGACATCGAGACGGGCGAGGACGTGGAGTCCGTCCGGATCGCGGGACAGGGCCGGATCCCCTTCCGGTCCGGCTCCGCCGACGCCGACGGCGCGACCGTCGAACTCGCGGACGGCGCGACCCGCGAGGCGGACGCCGTCGTCGTGGCGACCTCGCCGCCCGAGGCCCGGCGACTCACGGGCGTCGAGTCGGTTCCCACGGAGGGCGTCCCGAACGTCACCGGCTGGTACGCGCTCCCCGCGGGGGAGCCGTTCGAGACGGGCGAGCGCATCCTGCTCAACGCGGCCGACGAGTCGCCGAACGCCGTGGTCCCGATGTCGGAGGTCGCGCCCGAGTACGCGCCCGACGACCGCGCGCTGCTCGCCGCGACGTTCCTCGGCGAGGACGCGCTCGACCGCGACGACACGAACCTCCGCGACGACGTCCGCGACGCGCTCGCGGCGTGGTTCCCCGAGCGCCAGTTCGAGGGGCTGCAGACCCTCGAGGTCCACCGGATCCGGTTCGCGCAGTTCGCGCAGCCCCCGGGCGTCCACGCCGACCTCCCGGACCCCGACGACCCGGAGGGGCCGGTCGTCCTCGCCGGCGACTACACGGAGTGGTCGTCGATTCAGGGCGCCTTGGAGAGCGGCCGGACGGCGGCCGACGCGGCGGCGGAGCACCTGTAA
- a CDS encoding pyridoxal-phosphate dependent enzyme — translation MADFETTPAFRGLKSRASGRVHETADAAAIDDDERARGLDPVYDYDAVDPDDLFDPAARGGSGDARTAPATARGHWRFDALLPFPADDALTAGEGSTPLVATERLAEELDVDAVYVKDEGRNPTGTVLDRGLSVAVTATAKRAATGADVEPLVCASPGNAGQSMAAYAGRADLRSYAFVPSRCAFSNKSMTNVHGGEMRVVGGRFPDAAAAVDEQLETDYTDLGEFATPYRHEGAKTVAFELVADLGDAPDVVVVPTGSGEVVAGIYKGFSELERVGAIDGTPRVVAAQASGCAPIAAAVERGLDEPEPWGTPDTICGELEIPDPAGGAAAVEAVTESGGTAVGVDDDDILASAVAVAQNEVVEVGAAGGAAPAGAWALAEEDFFDGDETVVLLNSDAGLKTPDILRSHLMGQGI, via the coding sequence ATGGCTGATTTCGAGACCACGCCGGCGTTTCGGGGTTTAAAAAGTCGGGCGTCGGGGCGCGTCCACGAGACCGCCGACGCGGCGGCGATCGACGACGACGAGCGGGCGCGCGGCCTCGACCCGGTGTACGACTACGACGCGGTCGATCCGGACGACCTGTTCGACCCCGCCGCGCGCGGAGGGAGCGGCGACGCCCGGACCGCGCCCGCGACGGCGCGGGGACACTGGCGGTTCGACGCGCTCCTTCCCTTCCCGGCCGATGACGCGCTCACCGCGGGCGAGGGCAGCACGCCGCTCGTGGCTACCGAGCGGCTCGCCGAGGAGCTCGACGTCGACGCCGTGTACGTCAAAGACGAGGGCCGGAACCCGACCGGGACCGTCCTCGACCGCGGTCTCTCGGTGGCGGTGACCGCGACGGCGAAGCGGGCGGCGACCGGGGCCGACGTCGAGCCGCTCGTCTGCGCCAGCCCGGGCAACGCCGGGCAGTCGATGGCGGCGTACGCGGGCCGCGCGGACCTGCGCTCGTACGCGTTCGTCCCCTCGCGCTGTGCGTTCTCGAACAAGTCGATGACGAACGTCCACGGCGGCGAGATGCGCGTGGTCGGCGGGCGCTTCCCCGACGCGGCCGCCGCGGTCGACGAGCAGCTGGAGACCGACTACACCGACCTCGGCGAGTTCGCGACGCCGTACCGCCACGAGGGCGCGAAGACCGTCGCGTTCGAGCTCGTCGCCGACCTCGGCGACGCGCCGGACGTCGTCGTGGTCCCGACCGGCTCCGGCGAGGTCGTCGCCGGCATTTATAAGGGGTTCTCGGAGTTGGAGCGGGTCGGCGCGATCGACGGCACGCCGAGGGTCGTCGCCGCGCAGGCGTCGGGCTGCGCTCCGATCGCGGCCGCGGTCGAGCGCGGCCTCGACGAGCCCGAGCCGTGGGGGACGCCGGACACCATCTGCGGCGAACTGGAGATCCCTGACCCCGCGGGCGGCGCCGCGGCCGTCGAGGCGGTCACGGAGAGCGGCGGGACCGCCGTCGGCGTCGACGACGACGACATCTTGGCGAGCGCGGTCGCCGTCGCACAGAACGAGGTCGTCGAGGTTGGCGCGGCGGGCGGCGCGGCTCCCGCCGGCGCGTGGGCGCTCGCCGAGGAGGACTTCTTCGACGGCGACGAGACCGTCGTCCTGCTCAACAGCGACGCCGGTCTGAAGACGCCGGACATCCTGCGCAGCCACCTGATGGGCCAGGGTATTTAA
- a CDS encoding PGF-CTERM-anchored ABC transporter substrate-binding protein, protein MRNSFAIAMAVLVTTALIGGVAGTVAGAQPTISTDGPTASAQPTAGAGGSVGAAGATGTGLAQTDGACGFPFSATDATGETVTLEERPERITTINPSAAQTLWELGEQDRVVGVSQFAFYLDGAEERANVSAEFGASVERVVATEPDLVLAPNASAADVEPLREQGLTVYHFPAATSVEDIAEKTETIGRLVGACDAAAETNEEMYDAVDAAEERTADVDRPAALYPLGGGYVAANNTFIDAIMNVGGTENVAADVGSGYPQLSDEVILETDPELILVTDSEAAILEQEPYASTTAGVEDSYVVMNTNYLNQPAPRSVIESTTTLSNAVVELRSEGSESTDGSTDGDSSADGDSSGDGDASDGSDDGSSTDGEDGNETELTAADGNESDGDGSDGNTGAESPGFGAVAAALALLGTGLLARRD, encoded by the coding sequence ATGCGAAACAGCTTCGCGATCGCGATGGCCGTGCTTGTGACGACCGCCCTGATCGGCGGCGTCGCCGGGACGGTCGCGGGCGCACAGCCGACGATATCGACTGACGGACCGACTGCGAGCGCGCAGCCGACGGCGGGCGCGGGGGGGTCGGTCGGCGCCGCGGGCGCGACGGGGACCGGCCTCGCACAGACCGACGGCGCCTGCGGGTTCCCGTTCAGCGCGACCGACGCCACCGGCGAGACGGTGACGCTGGAGGAGCGTCCCGAGCGGATCACGACGATCAACCCGTCGGCCGCGCAGACGCTGTGGGAGCTCGGCGAGCAGGACCGCGTCGTCGGCGTGAGCCAGTTCGCCTTCTACCTCGACGGCGCCGAGGAGCGCGCGAACGTCTCCGCCGAGTTCGGCGCGAGCGTCGAGCGCGTCGTCGCCACCGAGCCCGACCTCGTGCTGGCGCCGAACGCCTCGGCGGCGGACGTCGAGCCGCTCCGCGAGCAGGGGCTGACCGTGTACCACTTCCCGGCGGCGACCTCCGTCGAGGACATCGCCGAGAAGACGGAGACGATCGGCCGGCTCGTCGGCGCGTGCGACGCCGCCGCGGAGACCAACGAGGAGATGTACGACGCGGTCGACGCCGCCGAGGAGCGGACGGCCGACGTCGACCGCCCGGCCGCGCTGTACCCCCTCGGCGGCGGCTACGTCGCGGCGAACAACACCTTCATCGACGCGATCATGAACGTCGGCGGGACCGAGAACGTCGCCGCCGACGTCGGCTCGGGGTACCCGCAGCTCTCCGACGAGGTGATCCTGGAGACGGACCCCGAGCTGATCTTAGTCACCGACTCCGAGGCCGCCATCCTCGAGCAGGAGCCGTACGCCAGCACGACCGCGGGCGTCGAGGACAGCTACGTCGTGATGAACACGAACTACCTCAACCAGCCGGCGCCGCGCAGCGTGATCGAGTCCACGACGACGCTGTCGAACGCGGTGGTCGAACTCCGGAGCGAGGGCAGCGAGTCGACCGACGGCTCGACCGACGGAGACTCCTCGGCGGACGGCGACTCGTCGGGCGACGGTGACGCGTCCGACGGCTCGGACGACGGCTCGTCGACCGACGGCGAGGACGGGAACGAGACGGAGCTGACGGCCGCGGACGGGAACGAGAGCGACGGCGACGGAAGCGACGGGAACACGGGCGCGGAGTCGCCCGGCTTCGGCGCCGTCGCGGCCGCGCTCGCGCTGCTCGGGACCGGGCTGCTCGCGCGGCGAGACTGA
- the btuC gene encoding vitamin B12 ABC transporter permease BtuC, whose translation MRPWVRSAAWSAAGAALLAVVVVGSAAIGPVRIPPETVLKSVLNALAVPAGIETSAGGVGPLPIPGVGPLTIPGVDLAFASPFAYPVDSVHQQIVVGVRLPRILLAALVGFALAAAGTVMQGFFRNPMADPSIIGVSSGAAVGAVAFIVFPVALSTTVALPLVGPVEVALSRGTGTSLFAFVGALVAAFSVYAIATRGGRTPVATLLLAGVAVQTFLGAVVSYLQLQAGESLRQIVAWLMGHLSGAAWSEVAVTAAVVPPLFLVLLAYARDLNVLLLGEEEARGLGIAVERTKRVLLAASALVTAAGVAFAGVIGFVGLIIPHMLRLVVGPDHRVLLPSAALAGGTFLVAADTVARSAPAEYPVGIITAAVGAPFFVYLLVTREVTEL comes from the coding sequence ATGCGACCCTGGGTGCGGTCGGCGGCGTGGTCGGCGGCGGGAGCCGCGCTGCTCGCGGTCGTCGTCGTCGGCAGCGCCGCGATCGGACCGGTTCGAATCCCGCCGGAGACCGTGCTGAAGTCGGTGTTGAACGCGCTCGCGGTACCGGCGGGGATCGAGACGAGCGCGGGCGGCGTCGGCCCGCTGCCGATACCCGGCGTCGGTCCCCTCACGATCCCGGGCGTCGACCTCGCGTTCGCCTCGCCGTTCGCGTATCCCGTCGACTCCGTCCACCAGCAGATCGTCGTGGGCGTGCGGCTCCCGCGGATCCTGCTCGCCGCGCTCGTCGGCTTCGCGCTCGCGGCCGCCGGCACGGTGATGCAGGGGTTCTTCCGCAACCCGATGGCGGACCCGTCGATCATCGGCGTCTCCTCGGGGGCGGCGGTCGGCGCGGTCGCGTTCATCGTCTTCCCCGTCGCGCTCTCGACGACCGTCGCGCTCCCGCTCGTCGGCCCCGTCGAGGTCGCGCTCTCGCGGGGTACCGGGACCAGCCTCTTCGCGTTCGTCGGCGCGCTCGTCGCCGCCTTCAGCGTGTACGCGATCGCGACGCGAGGCGGTCGGACCCCAGTCGCGACCCTCCTCTTGGCCGGTGTCGCGGTCCAGACGTTCCTCGGCGCGGTCGTCTCGTACCTCCAGCTGCAGGCCGGCGAGTCGCTCCGACAGATCGTCGCGTGGCTGATGGGCCACCTCTCGGGCGCCGCGTGGAGCGAAGTCGCCGTCACCGCCGCCGTCGTGCCGCCGCTCTTTCTCGTGCTGCTCGCGTACGCCCGCGACCTCAACGTCCTCCTGCTCGGCGAGGAGGAGGCGCGCGGGCTCGGCATCGCCGTGGAGCGCACGAAGCGCGTGCTGCTCGCTGCCTCGGCGCTCGTCACGGCCGCCGGCGTCGCGTTCGCCGGCGTGATCGGGTTCGTCGGGCTCATCATCCCGCACATGCTCCGGCTCGTCGTCGGCCCGGATCACCGGGTGCTGCTCCCGTCGGCAGCGCTCGCCGGCGGTACCTTCCTCGTCGCGGCCGACACGGTCGCACGCTCCGCGCCCGCGGAGTACCCGGTCGGGATCATCACCGCCGCGGTCGGCGCGCCCTTCTTCGTCTACCTGCTCGTGACCCGAGAGGTGACGGAACTGTGA
- a CDS encoding ATP-binding cassette domain-containing protein, with product MRSAANGPASLPDTALSFGDAPLLSAADVAVSFGDLDVVSGVDLRVEPGSLVGLVGPNGAGKTTVLRAVTGAVEPDAGTVEIGGDPAASLSAKQVGRRVASVPQATNLAFDFRVRHVVEMGRTPHLGRFDAHGVEDDAAVDAAMAAADVERFADRSITEVSGGERQRVLLARALAQAAPLLLLDEPTASLDVNHAVETLELVREFVDDGDRGAIAAIHDLDAAARYCDEVVVLANGGVRAAGPPESVLSASTVGAAFDAEAFVGRDPATGTPAVTAFPHSDVEPRRVHVIGTGRPTARVVARLAAAGHEPSVGVVPPGDAAAGAAADAGATAVTAPPFEAPSEATLAAARELAADADATLAVGTERSGDGADGPTADGPTADGPNAEVAAAADRVVPVSADVGGGELLDAVAAATADGE from the coding sequence GTGCGGTCGGCCGCGAACGGCCCGGCGTCGCTCCCCGACACGGCGCTCTCGTTCGGCGACGCGCCGCTCCTGTCGGCCGCTGACGTGGCCGTCTCGTTCGGCGACCTCGACGTCGTCTCCGGCGTCGACCTCCGGGTCGAGCCCGGCTCGCTCGTCGGCCTCGTCGGCCCCAACGGCGCCGGCAAGACCACTGTGCTGCGCGCGGTGACCGGCGCGGTCGAGCCGGACGCGGGGACCGTCGAGATCGGCGGCGACCCGGCCGCGTCGCTGTCGGCCAAGCAGGTGGGCCGGCGCGTCGCGAGCGTCCCGCAGGCGACGAACCTCGCGTTCGACTTCCGCGTGCGCCACGTCGTCGAGATGGGCCGGACGCCGCACCTCGGTCGCTTCGACGCGCACGGCGTCGAGGACGACGCCGCGGTCGACGCCGCGATGGCCGCGGCCGACGTCGAGCGCTTCGCGGACCGGTCTATCACCGAGGTCTCCGGGGGCGAGCGCCAGCGCGTGCTGCTCGCCCGGGCCTTAGCGCAGGCGGCCCCGCTCCTCCTCCTCGACGAGCCGACCGCGAGCCTCGACGTGAACCACGCGGTCGAGACGCTCGAACTGGTCCGCGAGTTCGTCGACGACGGCGACCGGGGCGCGATCGCCGCGATCCACGACCTCGACGCCGCCGCACGCTACTGCGACGAGGTCGTCGTCCTCGCGAACGGCGGCGTCCGGGCCGCCGGCCCCCCCGAGTCGGTGCTGTCCGCCTCGACCGTCGGCGCGGCCTTCGACGCGGAGGCGTTCGTCGGCCGCGACCCGGCGACGGGGACGCCGGCGGTGACTGCGTTCCCGCACAGCGACGTCGAGCCCCGCCGCGTCCACGTGATCGGCACGGGCCGGCCGACCGCGCGCGTCGTCGCCCGGTTGGCCGCCGCGGGCCACGAGCCGTCGGTCGGCGTGGTCCCCCCGGGCGACGCGGCCGCGGGCGCCGCCGCTGACGCGGGAGCGACCGCCGTGACGGCCCCGCCGTTCGAGGCGCCCTCCGAGGCGACGCTCGCGGCGGCACGCGAGCTCGCGGCCGACGCGGACGCGACGCTCGCGGTCGGGACCGAGCGCTCGGGCGACGGGGCGGACGGCCCGACCGCGGACGGCCCGACCGCTGACGGTCCGAACGCCGAGGTGGCCGCGGCCGCGGACCGAGTCGTTCCGGTCTCGGCCGACGTCGGCGGGGGGGAACTACTCGACGCGGTCGCGGCCGCGACCGCGGACGGCGAGTGA
- a CDS encoding class I SAM-dependent methyltransferase family protein has translation MSVPCVAVDRERGESVRSRLADADALDGDHQIAVEDDTIYIPVSARDRVPADLADRIVERDAAARDRPTTPAEILGYEPSLERLGDIVIIDEDDDERAREIADAVMAADLPCDTVLNRASPIEGELRVRRWDVLAGNGTETVHREYGHEFLLDVAEVYFSPRLATERHRVVEGVEPGESAVDMFAGVGPYAVPMASRGADVVACDLNERAVEYLRENAERNGVAERVTAVAGDARELADEYADTADRLVMNLPHSAEEFLETAVALAGDDCVIHYYDIQHEDDPFGPGRRAIEAAAGDDYAVEVETERVVRSYAPHEYNVCLDVRLTRVED, from the coding sequence ATGAGCGTTCCCTGCGTCGCCGTCGACCGCGAGCGCGGCGAGAGCGTCCGGAGCCGGCTCGCCGACGCCGACGCCCTCGACGGCGACCATCAGATCGCGGTCGAGGACGACACGATCTACATCCCCGTCTCCGCCCGCGACCGAGTGCCCGCCGACCTCGCGGACCGGATCGTCGAGCGCGACGCCGCGGCGCGGGACCGCCCGACGACGCCCGCGGAGATCCTCGGCTACGAGCCCTCCCTGGAGCGGCTGGGCGACATCGTCATAATCGACGAGGACGACGACGAGCGCGCCCGCGAGATCGCCGACGCCGTGATGGCCGCCGATCTCCCCTGCGACACCGTCCTCAACCGCGCGTCGCCGATCGAGGGCGAACTGCGGGTCCGCCGGTGGGACGTGCTCGCCGGGAACGGTACCGAGACCGTCCACCGCGAGTACGGCCACGAGTTCCTGCTGGACGTCGCCGAGGTGTACTTCTCGCCGCGGCTCGCGACCGAGCGCCACCGCGTGGTCGAGGGGGTCGAACCCGGGGAGTCGGCGGTCGACATGTTCGCCGGCGTGGGGCCGTACGCGGTCCCGATGGCCTCTCGCGGCGCCGACGTGGTCGCCTGCGACCTCAACGAGCGCGCCGTCGAGTACCTCCGCGAGAACGCCGAGCGCAACGGCGTCGCGGAGCGGGTGACCGCGGTCGCGGGGGACGCCCGCGAGCTCGCCGACGAGTACGCCGACACGGCCGACCGCCTCGTGATGAACCTCCCGCACTCCGCCGAGGAGTTCTTGGAGACCGCCGTCGCGCTCGCGGGCGACGACTGCGTGATTCACTACTACGACATCCAACACGAGGACGACCCGTTCGGGCCGGGGCGGCGCGCGATCGAGGCGGCCGCCGGCGATGACTACGCGGTCGAGGTCGAGACCGAGCGCGTCGTCCGGTCGTACGCCCCCCACGAGTACAACGTCTGTCTCGACGTGCGCCTGACGCGCGTCGAGGACTGA
- a CDS encoding rubrerythrin-like domain-containing protein — MRPKYDCDGEEVYECFECGRRTGSPGECECGGELLHIGRSRDL; from the coding sequence ATGCGACCAAAATACGACTGCGACGGAGAAGAAGTGTACGAGTGTTTCGAATGCGGTCGGCGGACCGGCTCGCCCGGCGAGTGCGAGTGCGGGGGTGAACTGCTCCACATCGGCCGCTCCCGGGACCTGTGA